GGAGTCATAATCGTTCGCAATGGCGCATTTATTTCTTGATACGTTTTCATTGCTCGTTCCCCCCATCTTCATACGCTAATTGGTATAAAATCTTGATTAATAGCTGAATGCCTTTTTCTAAATCTTCTGTTCTTGTAAATTCATATGGTGAATGGCTAATCCCTTTGTGGCTCGGGACGAATAACAAAGAGGCCGGACAGAACTGGTCGAAAACCTGCGAGTCATGGCCGGCTCCGCTCGTCATTTTCTTAAATGGAATTTGTTCTCTTTTTAATATGGATTCTGAAATTTCAGTTAATCCTTTACACATTTTGACCGGCTTTTCATCCATCCACTTATCAATATGCAGCCGTGTACCATGCCTGCTTGCAACCGCAGCAAATTGCTTAAATATCTCCTCACAAAATTGGAACAGAACACACTCATCACTGTGGCGGATGTCGATACTAAAAACTGCTTTCCCCGGAATGACGTTTGCCGCATTTGGCTCTAGGTGAATTTGTCCAACTGTCGCAACAAGGTCAGGGGCCGTTTCCTTCGCCTGCTGCATGAGGAGCTGAATAAGCTCAGCTGCTGCATGCATGGCGTCTTTACGCCAGCCCATCGGTGTTGTGCCCGCATGGTTGCTTTCTCCCGCCACCGTGACGGTATACCTCCGCTGTCCCACAATATGGCTGACAACCCCAATGGATTTTCCTTCCCTCTCCAGCACCTCCCCTTGCTCAATATGCAGCTCAATAAAGCAATCGATGTCATTCCGCTTAGGGTCCGGATACTTTCCTTGGCCAAAGCCAGCTTGCTGCATGGCTTCCACAAAACGAATGCCTTCAGCATCCGCCAAATGCTGAGCCTTTTCCAATGATTTCATCCCCGTAATACTGCCGGATCCCCAATACGTCATCGGAAAGCGACTTCCTTCTTCTTCACATAACGAGACAACTTCTATATTCTTTTTGGGCAACCCATAATGCTCTTTTAAATATTGAACAGCTATTAGCCCAGCGATGATTCCGTATGCTCCATCATATTTCCCCCCATTAACAACCGTATCAATGTGGGAACCAGTTAAAATAGCGGAATCATGCCCCTGTCTGCCAGGCAATCTGCCAAATAAATTCCCCGCATCATCATAATAAGCATGAAGGCCAATCTCTTTCATCCGTTTCTCCACAGCCCGTTGCGCAAGCTGCCAATCCTTCGAATACAATGAGCGCGTAACGCCATTGCTTTCGTTCCTCCCAAACGAAGCCAGCCAGTCGACCAGCTCTTCAATTTGCTTATATAAGGCCATTGACTGTTCTGCACTGATGATCAAACAGATCCCCCCTGCTCTGTTACCTATATCCCATTCATTAATGTGACTTTTTGTAACATCATTTGTAATATATATTGATTTTAAAGTACATACTTGTTAAAATCATTGGCATAAATGTAGAATATTCTGTTAATTATTTGGTTATCTTAACTAAAATTTCACCACCCATAAGGAGAGGGGACACATGAAATTAAATGAATTATTGGAACTTCCCGTATTTAAAGGCACCGTCCTGCTTGCGGGAGAACAAAGCGCTGAATGTGAAGTAAACACCGTTAATATGATGGATGCTCCTGATATCATCCACTTCTTAAAGAGGAATGAATTACTGATCACCACCGCCTTCCATTTCAAGGATGACCTCGATTCATTGCTGCAGCTAATGAAAGAAATGGCGAAACACGGCTGTTCGGGATTAGGAATTAAAACAAAACGGTTTCTGCAAGAAATACCGGAAGCGGCAATATCGCTTGCAAATGAGCTCCGCTTTCCTCTTCTGGAAATCCCCGTCCACACTTCATTGGACGATATAGTGAACAAGTCCCTCAGCCATATTCTTGACCGGCGCACCAATGAACTTCATCACGCTATGAAAGTGCATCAGCAATTTACTAGTCAAATTATGAATGGTAAAGGGATCCGCAATCTCCTTGACAGTCTATCTTCTCTTATTCATCTTCCGGCTGTTCTGCTAAATCATCAATTGCAGCCAGCTGCAGAGCCTGTTCAACCCTGTTCGATTTATCAGGATATGGAAGATTTAGTTGCGGACGGTCTCCACTTTCATTTTCCGAAATCATCCATGTCCGCATTCTCATTTATCCGTAACACCCGGGAGACGGTTACCCTTTTTCCCGTTTATACACACCAGCAATGCAGCTATCTGTGCGTATTGGGATTCATCCCGCCGTCCGACCGCTCAACGATTCTAACTATTAAGCAGGCATCGAATGTCGTTGCTTTTGAATTAATGAAAGAAAATGCCTTAAAGCAAAATGCAAGGCGGACTCAAAATGAATTTTTTCATAACTTGATCAACGGGACCTTTACCACCGCTGAAGAAATCGCAAGCCGCGGAAAAGAATTCGGCTTGTTAAATGACAGCCGCTATGTTTGCGCAGTCGGCCAAATCGGGGACCGCAACCAAAACGTTTCGTTTGCACGGCACCAGTCTGAGCACGAGCTGATTTACAATACAATTGAGTCGGAAATGCAGCGTTACCCCCATAAAATTCATTTATTCACCTTGAATCATATGTACATCCTGCTGCTTCAGGCGAAAGACAACTGGAAAGAAACAGACGAAACCTTCCTCTCTTTTTTACAGGACATACAAGCGAAGATCTTCACTCACTTCCAAAAGGATCTCTCATTCGGCATCAGCAATTTCGCCCAGCAGCTGATCCACGTTCCCGCCTCCTGCAAAGAAGCAACCGACACGCTGCACTTTGGGCATCTATCTGGAAAGAAACGATTTATTGAATGCTACCAGCCTAAGGAAGTGCCGGAGATTTTACGCATGGTTCCCTGCGATCAATTGGAAAAGTTTTGCACAAACACTTTCCAGCCCTTTGCCCGCGTGCCGAAGAAAGACCAGCAAACACTGCTCCAAACTTTGTCCGTTTATTTAGAAACGCATTGCCAGCTGTCCGAAACAGCCAACCGATTATTTGTACACCGCAATACGGTCATCTACCGTTTAGAGAAGTGCGAGGACATCCTCGGAAGAAGCTTGAAAGAACCGGATGAAACACTGCGCCTGCGCCTCGCTTTCAGAGTCAAAGCATTACTTCAGGGAAGCAGCCCACTTTCTTAAAAACAAGACGTGCCGGCAACGTTATATATACATTTTGCCGCAGCAATCCAGTCAAACAGCCCCAAGGGGAATGTTTGACTTTTTCTTTTTTCACAAGGTCCAGCTCCATACCCCAAAAGAAGGCACTCTTTTCCCCCTGCTCACTTTTAGTTAAATAGCACAAATAGATATCAAAAAATTCACACTTCTTCTAATGACTTTGAAACGAAGATGACATACACTTTATCTATGTTAGATTTTCTAACATTTAAAGTAATAAAAACTTACACGAAGGAGCTGATCAGTGCGCTTATGATTTTATTGATTCACCGTAGAACAAAGCCCGCTACTATGCAAGTGCGGAGGAAGCATTCCGACCGATTCCATTTGAACTTTTTTAAGAGAACAGCGAGTGAGCAAAATGAATTCTGCTTTTAAAAAGCAATAATCGCAGCTCTATAACGGAATGAACCGAGAAATATATAGCATGAGGAATCAGGAGGCAAGCGAAAGAAACTTTGAATTAACCTCATCGTTCGATGGCTCCTTATCTAAAGAATACAAACGCCGGCTCAAAGAGCATTTTGAGAAGCAATTCAAATCGTACCTGATGGCTATTTAAAGATGATGACCTTCAAAATAAACACCCTTGTACCGTGATTTAACTCGACCGGCCTCTTAGTCTTGACCAGATGATTCAGCATTTTTTCTTCACAGACTGAAGAGCTTGGATTTCGTTTATCGTGATTTGTTAGAGAGCACGCAAGAAGAGATTCAAGACCAAACAGCGGGGGAAAGGTTTCCTCAATTAAAGAAGATAAAGGGGGAATACAGATGAATTCAACCGTATTATCGTTAGGATTTCAGCACGTCATGGCCATGTATGCGGGAGCTATTCTTGTACCGCTCCTTGTCGGCAGAGCACTGGGTCTTAATCCGGAGCAGCTGTCCTACTTGGTCGCGATCGACTTATTAACTTGCGGTATCGCTACGTTATTGCAAGCGTGGAAAAATAAGTACTTTGGGATTGGACTTCCCGTTGTATTAGGCGCTTCGTTTGTCGCATTGCCGCCGATGATCGCTATCGGATCGCAGCATGGAATTTCCGCCATTTACGGATCCATTATAGCCGCCGGACTGTTTATTTTCTTATTTGCCCGCTATCTTGGAAAGCTTGTAAGGTTCTTTCCTCCTGTTGTCACAGGCACGGTTGTCGTCATCATTGGACTGTCACTAATTCCCTCAGGCATCCGTAACATGGCAGGCGGTGCGGGAAAACCGGACTTCGGCAGCCTAGAGAACTTAATGTTATCGATGAGCGTGATTGCAGTCATCCTTATTATCAATCGCTTCTTTAAAGGATTTGCCCGCGCGCTTTCCGTGCTCTTAGGAATCATTATCGGGACCGTGCTGGCGGCAATGATGGGGAGAATCCGTTTTCATGAGGTAGCAGAAGCTTCATGGTTCCACATCCCCCGCCCGTTCTATTTCGGTGCTCCCTCCTTTGAGCTCGGCCCGATTCTAACGATGTTAATCGTCGGACTGGTCATTGTCGTGGAATCAACCGGTGTATTTTTGGCCTTAGGGAAAATTTGCAACCGCCCCCTTACCCGGGAAGACCTTGCCCGAGGATACCGGGCAGAAGGCTTGGCGATCATCTTAGGCGGGATTTTTAACGCCTTCCCTTATAACACCTTTGCACAAAACGTAGGGCTAGTTCAATTATCCCGAAACAAATCTACGAATGTGGTCGTTGCTGCCGGGATCATCCTCGTTCTTCTTGGTTTAGTTCCTAAAATTGCGGCTCTTGCGACCATTATTCCTGCCCCCGTTCTTGGCGGCGCCACGGTTATATTGTTTGGCATGGTCGTGTCTTCAGGAATTAAAATGCTGAGCTCAGTAGATTTCAGCAACCAGCACAACGCGCTCATTATCGCTTGCTCGATTTCTCTGGGACTTGGAGCCACGGTCGTCCCTGAACTATTTAGTCAATTGCCCGCTGGATTGAAAATCATCGTGAGCGACGGGGTAATTACCGGCAGTTTAACGGCCGTCTTTATGAATCTGTTTTTTAACTTTCGCTCTATGTCTCCTCCTGCCCTTGCGCATGAAGAAACAGAGACAGCCCATGTTTCTTAAACGAATGCGCAAGCGCCCGCCTAGCGGCATATAAGCTGGAGCGCCTCAAATGAGGTACAGCAGGCAGCACGGCGAGTGAGCAAACCGGTGCTGTCTTATCGCAGTAACAATTCAGGCCCTGCACGATGCAGAGCGCAGCCTTTGTTCTTCTTTTCAAAAGCGGAAAAGAAAAGAAACCTCCGCGGTTTGAAGATTCAATTTATATTGGCTTAACAGTTAAAAAAAGGAGCGGCGATCCATGATTCCGATGAAAGCTTTAAATGAAATGCCACTGTCTGAGTTTGTCGAAAGGTTAAAGGATATATGCGAACACTCTCCCTGGGTCATGGAAAGATCAGCAGCATTTCGGCCATTTCATTCCCGGGAGAGCCTATGTGAACAAATCATCACCGTCATTCAAACAGCGAGTGAAGAAGAAAAGCGGAAGATCATCCAAGCCCACCCC
The Bacillus xiapuensis DNA segment above includes these coding regions:
- the allC gene encoding allantoate deiminase — translated: MIISAEQSMALYKQIEELVDWLASFGRNESNGVTRSLYSKDWQLAQRAVEKRMKEIGLHAYYDDAGNLFGRLPGRQGHDSAILTGSHIDTVVNGGKYDGAYGIIAGLIAVQYLKEHYGLPKKNIEVVSLCEEEGSRFPMTYWGSGSITGMKSLEKAQHLADAEGIRFVEAMQQAGFGQGKYPDPKRNDIDCFIELHIEQGEVLEREGKSIGVVSHIVGQRRYTVTVAGESNHAGTTPMGWRKDAMHAAAELIQLLMQQAKETAPDLVATVGQIHLEPNAANVIPGKAVFSIDIRHSDECVLFQFCEEIFKQFAAVASRHGTRLHIDKWMDEKPVKMCKGLTEISESILKREQIPFKKMTSGAGHDSQVFDQFCPASLLFVPSHKGISHSPYEFTRTEDLEKGIQLLIKILYQLAYEDGGNEQ
- a CDS encoding PucR family transcriptional regulator, translated to MKLNELLELPVFKGTVLLAGEQSAECEVNTVNMMDAPDIIHFLKRNELLITTAFHFKDDLDSLLQLMKEMAKHGCSGLGIKTKRFLQEIPEAAISLANELRFPLLEIPVHTSLDDIVNKSLSHILDRRTNELHHAMKVHQQFTSQIMNGKGIRNLLDSLSSLIHLPAVLLNHQLQPAAEPVQPCSIYQDMEDLVADGLHFHFPKSSMSAFSFIRNTRETVTLFPVYTHQQCSYLCVLGFIPPSDRSTILTIKQASNVVAFELMKENALKQNARRTQNEFFHNLINGTFTTAEEIASRGKEFGLLNDSRYVCAVGQIGDRNQNVSFARHQSEHELIYNTIESEMQRYPHKIHLFTLNHMYILLLQAKDNWKETDETFLSFLQDIQAKIFTHFQKDLSFGISNFAQQLIHVPASCKEATDTLHFGHLSGKKRFIECYQPKEVPEILRMVPCDQLEKFCTNTFQPFARVPKKDQQTLLQTLSVYLETHCQLSETANRLFVHRNTVIYRLEKCEDILGRSLKEPDETLRLRLAFRVKALLQGSSPLS
- a CDS encoding nucleobase:cation symporter-2 family protein; its protein translation is MNSTVLSLGFQHVMAMYAGAILVPLLVGRALGLNPEQLSYLVAIDLLTCGIATLLQAWKNKYFGIGLPVVLGASFVALPPMIAIGSQHGISAIYGSIIAAGLFIFLFARYLGKLVRFFPPVVTGTVVVIIGLSLIPSGIRNMAGGAGKPDFGSLENLMLSMSVIAVILIINRFFKGFARALSVLLGIIIGTVLAAMMGRIRFHEVAEASWFHIPRPFYFGAPSFELGPILTMLIVGLVIVVESTGVFLALGKICNRPLTREDLARGYRAEGLAIILGGIFNAFPYNTFAQNVGLVQLSRNKSTNVVVAAGIILVLLGLVPKIAALATIIPAPVLGGATVILFGMVVSSGIKMLSSVDFSNQHNALIIACSISLGLGATVVPELFSQLPAGLKIIVSDGVITGSLTAVFMNLFFNFRSMSPPALAHEETETAHVS